The window CCGCTACCTTCGACACCTTGCTCGCCGCGCTGGGCAGCAAGTACGACATCGGCATGAGCTCGTTCACCGACAACGCCGAACGCGAGAAGATCGTCGACTTCGTGACCTACTTCAATGCTGGTACGGCGTGGGTGGCCAAGAAGGGCGCGAAGATCGACATCGACAACATGTGCGGAAAGAAGGTTTCGGTCCAGACCGGTACGACGCAGGAAGTCGATATCGACGCGCGTTCGAAGAAGTGCACCGATGAAGGCAAGGACGCCATCAGCATCCAGAAGAACGGCGACCAGGGCATCGTCACGACCAACGTCGTGAGCGGCAAGTCCGCCGCGATGCTCGCCGACTTGCCAGTCATCCTCGACGCGATCTCGAAGACCGACGGGCAGCTCGTGCAGGTCGGCAAGATGTACGACGCCGCACCGTACGGCGTCGCGGTACCGAAGTCGGGCGGGACGCTCAAAGAAGCGATCCAGGCGGCTATCGACTCGATGATCAAGGACGGCTCGTACAAGAAGATCCTGGTGAAGTGGGGCGCTGATGTCGGTGCGGTCGACAAGGCGCAGATCAACGCCGCAGGCGCCTGACGGCGGCTGCGTCCCAGATTGTGAGTAGCAACGTCGGTGCGACCGGCCACGACGGCGGCGAACAGGCCGGATACGAGCACGCCGAGGAGATCAAGGCGATCCCGCTGCGGCACCCGTGGCGATGGGTGTTTGTCGCCGTACTAGCGATCCTGGCAGCGATGTTGATCAACAACGTCGCCACGAACCCCAACTATCGCTGGAGCCTGGTCAGCACCTACCTGTTCAACCCGCAGATCTTGCGCGGCGTCGGTTACACCCTGATCCTGACGATCGGGGCAATGGCACTCGCGTTGATCGTCGGTGTCAGCGTCGCGGTCATGCGCATGTCCGACAACCCGGTGTTGTCATCGGTCGGTTGGGTCTACCTGTGGGTGTTTCGCGGTACGCCGGTCTACACCCAACTGGTCTTCTGGGGCTTCATCGGCGTACTCATCCCGAAGTTTGGGCTGGGCATTCCGTTTGGTCCGACGTTCGTC of the Antricoccus suffuscus genome contains:
- a CDS encoding ABC transporter substrate-binding protein, which encodes MNYSQPNILSDPHLHLEDFMLVRSRRFVAVASIVAASALMLSACGSDSGGSGSGSGSKSNSSQIDAKKDPTPDLKVDDAAAALVPAQYKSKGTLVVGSDTTYPPNEYIDADGKTIVGMDVDMGNAIGKKLGLKVEFQTATFDTLLAALGSKYDIGMSSFTDNAEREKIVDFVTYFNAGTAWVAKKGAKIDIDNMCGKKVSVQTGTTQEVDIDARSKKCTDEGKDAISIQKNGDQGIVTTNVVSGKSAAMLADLPVILDAISKTDGQLVQVGKMYDAAPYGVAVPKSGGTLKEAIQAAIDSMIKDGSYKKILVKWGADVGAVDKAQINAAGA